A region of Impatiens glandulifera unplaced genomic scaffold, dImpGla2.1, whole genome shotgun sequence DNA encodes the following proteins:
- the LOC124918057 gene encoding immediate early response 3-interacting protein 1-like, with translation MGFWTLLEGCLLLANALAILNEERFLGPRGWSFQEFSGVRRNSLKGQFIGLIYATQYMRLPLIVANIIVIVLMLISG, from the coding sequence ATGGGATTTTGGACACTGCTAGAAGGCTGCCTTCTTCTGGCAAACGCATTAGCGATACTGAATGAGGAGCGGTTCCTTGGACCAAGAGGATGGAGCTTCCAGGAATTCTCGGGTGTGAGAAGAAATTCGTTGAAGGGACAGTTCATTGGTCTCATTTATGCAACTCAGTACATGAGGCTTCCTCTTATAGTTGCCAATATCATTGTCATTGTTCTGATGCTGATTTCAGGTTGA